Proteins encoded within one genomic window of Oryza brachyantha chromosome 7, ObraRS2, whole genome shotgun sequence:
- the LOC102706577 gene encoding protein EARLY FLOWERING 5, with translation MKTTKGGKVMNPTDAFRKEQRKKELKRNKKERKKVREVGILKKDPEAILEQIEKLEKMKADGALDKARKHKKRQLEDTYNLIVKKRKEYEDKMKEKGEQPIMFSHLGPPKRRPAAEEDDRAKNPKPEDSVYYHPTLNPSGAPPPGKPPMYKSSIGPRIPLPSSSAGASSSMPETEEAGPSTLPPPPPPPPLPTSSEPVDPSAASLPPLPPPPPPPPKPANIAGAPGLPLPPPPPPGPPPREIVPGQTLPPPPPPPRPLQPPPLAGTNELANKQIGEGASLTDSAQAKGLLPPPPPGLTPNSNEMQNGSNAPGLKEEDKVKRILPPPPPQTSQLPPLPPRPPTMPAMQPDMLTPGVTRFPPPPPPDTRPPFMAPGINARPLPPPPPGLPPPPAQMQMAPFGVPPGPPPMLPPQFFPGPPIQTGDFAAFGPRPNLPQQPSYVKSAAPTVVKRPLAQHTPELTAMVPASVRVKRESALPKPKPKVQQSATTSSSILKPSVAPIKSEPQPSSSASKPQSIDDSYMAFLEDMKQLGALDE, from the exons ATGAAGACGACCAAGGGAGGGAAGGTCATGAACCCCACCGACGCCTTCCGCAAGGAGCAGCGGAAGAAGGAGCTCAAGCGG aataaaaaagaaagaaagaaggtaCGAGAGGTTGGCATTTTGAAAAAGGATCCAGAGGCTATACTGGAGCAGATTGAGAAACTGGAAAAGATGA AAGCTGATGGTGCTCTCGACAAGGCTAGGAAACATAAGAAAAGGCAGCTTGAGGATACATATAATCTTATagtaaagaaaaggaag GAATATGAAGATAAAATGAAAGAGAAGGGTGAGCAACCAATTATGTTCAG CCATCTTGGACCACCAAAGAGGCGGCCTGCTGCAGAAGAGGATGATAGAGCTAAAAATCCCAAGCCTGAG GATTCTGTTTATTATCACCCAACCCTGAATCCATCTGGGGCACCACCCCCTGGCAAACCTCCAATGTACAAATCTTCCATAG GTCCAAGGATCCCACTGCCTTCATCAAGTGCTGGTGCTTCATCTTCTATGCCGGAAACTGAAGAAGCAGGCCCTTCAACCCTGCCACCCCCTCCACCACCCCCACCATTGCCCACCTCTTCAGAACCTGTCGACCCATCTGCTGCATCTTTACCCCCTctcccacccccaccccctcctCCACCTAAGCCTGCTAACATTGCAGGAGCGCCAGGCTTACCTctgccacctccacctcctcctggACCACCTCCCAGAGAAATTGTGCCAGGTCAAACATtaccgccgccacctccgcctccacggCCTTTGCAGCCACCACCCCTAGCTGGTACAAATGAACTTGCTAATAAGCAAATCGGAGAGGGTGCAAGCTTGACAGATTCTGCACAG GCAAAAGGTTTGctacctcctccacctcctggTTTGACACCAAATTCAAATGAAATGCAGAACGGCAGCAATGCTCCTGGTTTGAAAGAAGAAGATAAAGTCAAGAGGATCTTaccgccacctccaccgcaGACATCACAGTTGCCACCTTTACCTCCAAGACCTCCAACAATGCCTGCAATGCAACCTGATATGCTAACCCCAGGAGTTACCAGAtttcctccacctccaccaccagaCACAAGGCCACCATTTATGGCTCCTGGAATTAACGCCAGGCCCCTTCCACCACCCCCTCCAGGATTACCTCCACCTCCAGCACAGATGCAAATGGCACCCTTTGGTGTACCTCCTGGTCCACCACCAATGCTTCCACCTCAATTTTTTCCAGGACCCCCAATTCAAACAGGTGACTTTGCTGCCTTTGGTCCAAGGCCAAATTTACCTCAGCAGCCATCATATGTCAAGTCAGCTGCCCCAACAGTTGTAAAGAGACCATTGGCACAACATACTCCTGAGCTCACTGCAATG GTTCCTGCATCAGTTCGAGTTAAGAGAGAATCGGCTCTCCCCAAACCAAAGCCAAAGGTGCAGCAGTCAGCAACAACGTCATCTTCAATTCTCAAGCCGTCAGTGGCTCCAATAAAATCTGAGCCCCAGCCTTCGTCCTCAGCATCCAAACCACAAAGTATTGATGATTCTTACATGGCATTCTTGGAAGATATGAAGCAACTGGGTGCTCTTGATGAGTAG
- the LOC102714305 gene encoding HIPL1 protein-like gives MRPSPPTGTVLFLAVAAVLLLAVRDGHCAQLCMDSTFPRTVNGTLTFCGYNGTSCCNATDDAAVQRQFAAMNISGTPCGDLVKSILCARCNPYAGELFTVTTSPRTVPRLCNSTGVASRLSGGKPSAATDYCTTVWDTCKAVSIPGSPFQPPRGGLAAPTLTDVWQSSGEFCTALGGAPGGGGAPCFDGESAAFNASRVAPPANGMCLERVGNGSYLNMVPHPDGSNRVFLGNQAGKVFLATVPAQGSGKTLHLDAANPFLDITDEVHFDNEFGLLGLAFHPGFAKNGRFFVSYSCDKTQSASCSGRCACNSDVGCDPSKLTADNGAQPCQFQSVIAEYTANATSASPSTATAANPAEVRRIMTLGLPFTTHHGGGILFSPADGYLYFMMGDGGNVGDPWNFAQNKKSLLGKIIRIDVNELPTGNSTASWGNYGIPKDNPFSTDPMFAPEVFALGFKNPWRCSFDSGKPSDLYCADVGQSSYEEVDLVIKGGNYGWRVFEGTTAYLPLSSPGGNTSAASIDAIPPVMGYAHSAVNNNVGSASITGGYVYRSGTDPCLAGRYLYADLYAQSIWAGLESPEGSGQYDVTALPFACSRRSPIPCDAAARSPLPSLGYIFSFGQDNAGDVYLLTSKGVYRVVDPTECGYACPIKSSAPGSSPSPGAGASPSAAVTARGSPAVATAALLLAGAFLASFALS, from the exons AtgaggccgtcgccgccgaccggcACTGTGCTattcctcgccgtcgccgccgtgcttcTCCTCGCCGTCCGGGATGGCCATTGCGCGCAACTGTGCATGGATTCAA cgtTCCCGAGGACGGTCAACGGGACGCTCACCTTCTGCGGCTACAATGGCACCTCGTGCTGCAACGCGAcggacgacgccgccgtgcAGAGGCAGTTCGCCGCCATGAACATCTCCGGCACGCCGTGCGGCGACCTCGTCAAGTCCATCCTTTGCGCG AGGTGCAACCCGTACGCCGGCGAGCTGTTCACCGTCACCACGAGCCCCCGGACGGTGCCGCGGCTGTGCAACTCCACCGGCGTCGCGAGCCGGCTCAGCGGCGGCAAgccctcggcggcgacggactacTGCACGACGGTGTGGGACACCTGCAAGGCCGTCTCCATCCCGGGCTCGCCGTTCCAGCCGCCCCGCGGCGGCTTGGCGGCGCCTACGCTCACCGACGTGTGGCAGTCGTCGGGCGAGTTCTGCACGGCGCTGGGCGGggcgcccggcggcggcggcgcgccctGCTTCGACGGCGAGTCCGCGGCGTTCAACGCGagccgcgtcgcgccgccggcgaacggCATGTGCCTGGAGCGGGTCGGCAACGGGTCGTACCTCAACATGGTGCCCCACCCGGACGGCTCGAACCGCGTCTTCCTCGGAAACCAGGCCGGCAAGGTGTTCCTCGCCACCGTGCCGGCGCAGGGCTCCGGCAAGACGCTGCACCTGGACGCAGCGAACCCCTTCCTCGACATCACCGACGAGGTCCACTTCGACAACGAGTTCGGCCTCCTCGGCCTCGCGTTCCACCCGGGCTTCGCCAAGAACGGCCGCTTCTTCGTCTCCTACAGCTGCGACAAGACGCAGTCCGCGTCCTGCTCCGGCCGCTGCGCCTGCAACTCCGACGTCGGCTGCGACCCCTCCAAGCTCACCGCCGACAACGGCGCGCAGCCGTGCCAGTTCCAGAGCGTCATCGCCGAGTACACCGCCaacgccacctccgcctcgccgtccacG gcgacggcggcgaacccGGCGGAGGTGAGGAGGATCATGACGCTGGGGCTGCCGTTCACGACGCACCACGGCGGGGGCATCCTCTTCAGCCCCGCCGACGGCTACCTCTACTTCATgatgggcgacggcggcaacgtcGGCGACCCCTGGAACTTCGCGCAGAACAAGAAGTCGCTGCTCGGCAAGATCATCCGCATCGACGTCAACGAATTGCCAA CTGGCAATAGCACTGCAAGCTGGGGAAATTATGGCATTCCCAAGGACAATCCCTTCTCCACTGATCCCATGTTCGCGCCGGAGGTTTTCGCCCTCGGCTTCAAGAATCCATGGCGGTGCAGCTTCGACTCCGGCAAGCCGTCCGACCTCTACTGCGCCGACGTCGGACAG TCTTCGTACGAGGAGGTGGACCTGGTGATAAAGGGCGGGAACTACGGGTGGCGGGTGTTCGAGGGCACGACGGCGTACCTGCCGCTGTCGAGCCCCGGCGGCaacacctccgccgcctccatcgACGCCATCCCGCCGGTGATGGGCTACGCCCACAGCGCCGTCAACAACAACGTCGGCTCCGCCTCCATCACCGGCGGCTACGTCTACCGCTCCGGCACcgacccctgcctcgccggcCGCTACCTCTACGCCGACCTCTACGCGCAGTCCATCTGGGCGGGCCTCGAGTCGCCGGAGGGCAGCGGCCAGTACGACGTGACGGCGCTGCCGTTCGCCTGCTCCAGGCGGTCGCCGATCCcctgcgacgcggcggcgaggagcccGCTCCCGTCGCTGGGCTACATCTTCTCCTTCGGCCAGGACAACGCCGGCGACGTCTACCTGCTCACCAGCAAGGGCGTGTACCGGGTGGTCGACCCCACCGAGTGCGGCTACGCGTGCCCGATCAAGAGCTCCGCCCCCGGGAGCTCGCCGtctcccggcgccggcgcgtcgccgagcgccgccgtcACGGCGCGGGGGAGCCCCgccgtggcgacggcggcgctgctgctggcAGGAGCGTTTCTTGCCTCCTTTGCTCTGAGCTGA